In Acholeplasma equirhinis, the following proteins share a genomic window:
- a CDS encoding ABC transporter ATP-binding protein, with product MIFLKHFRHYYIKYGLQLLLGIVFLVLLDYYQLEIPRLINVIITGVDEGEFTQIEHIFGILGTMITIIVFMTLGRFLWRYLLFGTSRKIETDIREHMFKHATELSQDFYSREKIGGLMSYFINDLGAVRELYGYGFLTLIDGLVLGGFVLARMFSLNWVMTLYAFIPIALMGVLVFFLELKMEKKFKLRQEAFENMSDFAQESFTGITVIKAYVKEMYEAITFSKKSKDVKDRSMAHMRYAVFVNIIIDVMITLVVLSILVYGSILVAQGFSTPGDLTEYISYFFTLLWPVFAISWFMNLNGQAQASAKRIHKFLESKVDITNDKDAIIDVELDGSISVKNLTFTYKDAEKPALENISFDVKAGEMVGILGKTGSGKSTLVELFLRVYNTDKDMIYFSGHDINHLHVKTLRDAIGYVPQDNFLYSDTIKNNIGFSFKEPIDQKYLEEVAKLSDVHDNIMEFQDKYETILGERGVTVSGGQKQRISIARALAKDPKILILDDSVSAVDTKTEEAIISNLRKVRRGKTTLMIAHRISTVKKLDKIILLENGKMIGFGSHKELLKNNTVYQDMVKLQELEALVGEGENA from the coding sequence ATGATATTTCTAAAGCATTTCAGGCATTACTACATTAAATATGGACTGCAACTCTTGCTTGGTATCGTATTCTTAGTTTTATTAGATTATTACCAACTTGAGATACCTCGACTTATCAATGTCATCATTACAGGTGTTGATGAAGGTGAATTCACCCAAATTGAACACATATTCGGCATATTAGGTACAATGATAACAATTATCGTGTTTATGACGCTAGGGAGATTTCTCTGGCGTTATCTCTTGTTTGGTACAAGCCGAAAAATTGAGACAGATATAAGAGAACATATGTTCAAGCACGCAACCGAATTATCTCAAGATTTTTATTCTCGTGAGAAAATCGGTGGGTTAATGAGTTACTTCATTAACGATTTAGGGGCGGTCAGAGAATTATACGGATACGGATTCCTAACCTTAATTGACGGATTGGTCTTAGGTGGGTTCGTTTTAGCTAGAATGTTTTCACTTAATTGGGTGATGACACTCTATGCATTTATACCAATTGCATTAATGGGAGTCTTAGTGTTCTTCTTAGAACTAAAGATGGAAAAGAAGTTTAAACTTCGCCAAGAAGCATTTGAAAACATGAGTGATTTTGCACAAGAATCATTCACAGGTATTACAGTTATTAAAGCTTATGTAAAAGAGATGTACGAAGCAATTACATTTAGTAAGAAGAGTAAAGATGTCAAAGACAGATCAATGGCACATATGCGCTATGCAGTCTTTGTTAACATCATCATTGATGTCATGATCACCCTTGTTGTATTATCCATCCTAGTTTATGGATCAATACTTGTTGCACAAGGCTTTTCAACACCAGGTGATTTAACAGAGTATATTTCTTATTTCTTTACACTCCTTTGGCCAGTGTTTGCAATCTCATGGTTTATGAACTTAAATGGACAAGCACAAGCATCAGCTAAACGTATTCACAAATTTTTAGAATCTAAAGTTGATATTACAAATGATAAAGATGCAATTATCGATGTTGAACTTGATGGTTCAATTTCAGTTAAAAACTTAACATTCACTTATAAAGATGCAGAAAAACCAGCACTTGAAAATATTAGTTTTGATGTTAAAGCAGGTGAAATGGTTGGAATCCTAGGTAAAACTGGATCTGGTAAATCAACACTTGTTGAGTTATTCTTAAGAGTTTATAACACAGATAAAGATATGATTTATTTTAGTGGACATGATATTAATCATCTTCACGTAAAAACGCTTAGAGATGCGATTGGTTATGTACCACAAGATAACTTCTTATATTCAGATACGATTAAAAATAATATTGGTTTCTCATTTAAAGAACCAATTGATCAAAAGTATTTAGAAGAAGTTGCGAAACTTTCAGACGTTCATGACAATATCATGGAATTCCAAGATAAATATGAAACGATCTTAGGTGAACGTGGTGTGACTGTCTCTGGTGGTCAAAAGCAAAGAATCTCAATTGCAAGAGCACTTGCTAAAGATCCTAAGATTTTAATACTGGATGACTCGGTTTCTGCTGTTGATACTAAAACTGAAGAAGCAATCATTTCTAATCTACGTAAAGTTAGACGTGGTAAAACAACTCTAATGATTGCACATCGTATTTCAACAGTTAAAAAGTTAGATAAAATTATTCTTCTAGAAAACGGTAAAATGATTGGATTTGGAAGTCATAAAGAACTTTTAAAGAACAATACGGTTTATCAAGATATGGTCAAACTCCAAGAACTGGAAGCATTAGTAGGGGAGGGAGAAAATGCGTGA
- a CDS encoding ABC transporter ATP-binding protein: MRDFNESTQARQDSHLIRRLLSYLRPYSWKFVGAFLMMILTTFSNMVLPLASGLSVDLMVREDVTFETKMIAVAIGAGILLLMMVLSVFVGFFQNMMLQEIGQTVTHDLRLQVFKHIENLSIGQINQLPVGKLVTRATNDPGNISDMFTNSIVNLIRSILMIVIIATILFVINWRMALITMVTVPFIVISSVLFRKYSRKAYRQVRNNVSEVNGFLSENLSGMKITQVFNQEEKKLNQFKEINDKLEKSYIKEIIVFSVYRPLIWMLAMVATLLSIYYGISSVFEGSLSIGMFISFYVYVGQFFDPIQNIADQFNSLQNGFASAEKIFDVLDTAPDIVDEEDAIELEDFKGQIEFKDVWFQYIPDEWVLKGISFKVEPDETVAFVGATGSGKTTILQLIVRNYDIQQGEILIDGINIKRIKRSSLRSFVGQMLQDVFLFSGTIRDNITLHDESISEEKVIEASNYVGLDHVLKKLPDGLDHMVRERGNNFSSGERQLISFARAVVYEPRLMILDEATANIDSETESIIQQSLTKMMNISTMLIVAHRLSTIQHSDKIIVMSKGEIKESGTHQQLLKQKGLYYNLYQLQYDKQEVESNA; encoded by the coding sequence ATGCGTGATTTTAATGAGTCTACACAAGCTAGACAAGATTCACATTTAATTAGACGTCTCCTTTCATACTTAAGACCTTATAGTTGGAAGTTTGTTGGTGCATTCTTAATGATGATCCTAACAACCTTCTCAAATATGGTCTTACCACTTGCATCAGGTTTATCCGTTGATTTAATGGTTAGAGAAGATGTGACATTTGAAACTAAAATGATTGCAGTTGCAATCGGTGCAGGCATTTTACTCTTAATGATGGTGTTATCTGTTTTCGTTGGATTCTTCCAAAATATGATGTTACAAGAAATTGGACAAACAGTGACACACGATTTAAGACTTCAAGTATTTAAACATATTGAAAATTTATCAATTGGTCAAATTAATCAATTACCTGTTGGTAAATTAGTTACCCGTGCAACAAACGATCCAGGTAACATCTCAGACATGTTCACAAATTCAATTGTGAACTTAATTCGAAGCATTTTAATGATTGTAATTATTGCAACAATATTATTTGTGATTAACTGGCGTATGGCTTTAATTACGATGGTAACTGTTCCATTCATTGTGATTTCTTCAGTACTCTTTAGAAAATATTCAAGAAAAGCATATCGACAAGTAAGAAACAATGTCTCTGAAGTGAATGGTTTCTTATCTGAAAACTTATCTGGTATGAAAATCACCCAAGTCTTTAATCAAGAAGAAAAGAAGTTAAATCAATTTAAAGAAATCAACGACAAATTAGAAAAGAGCTATATCAAAGAAATTATTGTATTCTCTGTCTATCGCCCATTAATTTGGATGCTTGCAATGGTTGCAACCTTACTTTCGATTTACTATGGTATCTCATCTGTATTTGAAGGGTCATTATCCATTGGTATGTTCATTTCATTCTATGTATATGTTGGACAGTTCTTTGATCCAATTCAAAACATTGCAGATCAATTCAACTCACTTCAAAATGGATTTGCAAGTGCTGAAAAAATCTTTGATGTATTAGATACTGCTCCTGACATTGTAGATGAAGAAGATGCCATTGAACTTGAAGATTTCAAAGGACAAATCGAATTTAAAGATGTTTGGTTCCAATATATTCCTGATGAATGGGTATTAAAAGGTATCTCATTTAAAGTTGAACCAGATGAAACAGTTGCTTTTGTTGGTGCAACAGGTTCAGGCAAAACAACTATCTTGCAACTTATTGTTAGAAACTATGATATTCAACAAGGTGAAATCTTAATTGATGGTATCAACATTAAACGAATTAAACGCTCGAGTTTAAGAAGTTTTGTAGGACAAATGTTACAAGATGTCTTCTTATTTAGTGGTACTATTCGAGATAACATCACACTTCATGATGAATCTATTAGTGAAGAAAAAGTTATTGAAGCTTCAAACTATGTTGGACTTGACCATGTACTCAAAAAATTACCAGATGGACTAGACCATATGGTCAGAGAACGTGGAAATAATTTCTCAAGTGGAGAAAGACAACTGATTTCATTTGCAAGAGCAGTCGTCTATGAACCAAGATTAATGATCTTAGATGAAGCAACAGCGAATATCGATTCAGAGACAGAGAGCATTATTCAACAGTCTCTAACTAAGATGATGAACATTTCAACGATGTTAATCGTTGCACATCGCTTATCGACAATTCAACATAGTGATAAAATTATCGTAATGAGCAAAGGTGAGATCAAAGAATCTGGTACTCATCAACAATTGTTAAAACAAAAAGGTTTATATTATAACCTTTATCAGTTACAATATGACAAACAGGAGGTAGAATCAAATGCTTAG
- a CDS encoding TldD/PmbA family protein, with protein sequence MLSKSELQELLQLGLETGADFSEIFLEDTYTGNIRVNNGDVIGVGMGNVHGVGVRLLQGIDEVYGYSNDTSYESVKKLMLNLRGSFNGAANKALPLGEKKPYKYTVKIPHGALTPSEKSAKLVELSNLMKSQNEKIVQAGTTLIEWEQKVLIANSKGIYQDDVRTYTRVVMSAVAQDGPLMQDAYEAPGRNMGFEIFDEIDFKQLALEVAESVMTYLYADNMEPQEMPVVLHNGFGGVIFHEAVGHPLETSAVSKGLSPFAGKLGEKVASELVTAYDDGDEEGQWGRSTFDDEGNKTQKNLLIEKGILKGYLSDERNGKRMGYHSTGSGRRQNYKYAPTARMNTTYIDNGTDNWEDIIKDTKYGLFAKKLGGGTVNPATGEFNFAVNEGYMIEDGKITKPVRGAMLIGHGAEVIKLIDRVANNKTYGQGMCGAGSGSIPTDVGQPTIRVSKMLVGGQGGKRNV encoded by the coding sequence ATGCTTAGTAAATCAGAATTACAAGAGTTACTGCAACTCGGTTTAGAAACTGGTGCAGATTTCTCTGAAATCTTCCTAGAAGATACATACACAGGCAATATTCGTGTCAACAACGGTGATGTCATCGGTGTTGGAATGGGTAATGTCCATGGTGTTGGTGTACGTCTTTTACAAGGAATCGACGAAGTCTATGGATATTCAAACGATACTTCATATGAATCCGTTAAAAAATTAATGTTAAACTTAAGAGGTTCATTTAATGGTGCAGCTAATAAAGCTCTTCCACTTGGTGAAAAGAAACCTTATAAGTATACAGTTAAAATCCCTCATGGGGCATTAACACCATCAGAAAAGAGTGCTAAACTTGTTGAGCTTTCAAATTTAATGAAATCTCAAAACGAAAAAATCGTTCAAGCGGGTACAACTTTAATTGAATGGGAACAAAAAGTTTTAATCGCTAACTCAAAAGGTATTTACCAAGATGATGTTAGAACATACACAAGAGTTGTGATGTCAGCAGTTGCACAAGATGGTCCATTAATGCAAGATGCTTATGAAGCACCAGGGCGAAACATGGGCTTTGAAATTTTTGATGAAATTGATTTTAAACAATTAGCACTTGAAGTTGCTGAATCTGTAATGACATATCTTTATGCAGATAACATGGAACCACAAGAAATGCCAGTTGTTTTACACAACGGTTTTGGTGGGGTTATCTTCCACGAAGCAGTTGGTCACCCACTTGAAACATCAGCAGTTTCTAAAGGCTTATCACCATTTGCTGGTAAGTTAGGTGAAAAAGTCGCATCAGAGCTTGTTACAGCGTATGATGATGGTGATGAAGAAGGTCAATGGGGTCGTTCTACATTCGATGATGAAGGTAACAAGACTCAAAAGAATTTATTAATTGAAAAAGGTATCCTAAAAGGTTACTTATCAGATGAAAGAAACGGTAAGAGAATGGGCTATCATTCAACTGGTTCAGGTCGTCGTCAAAACTACAAATATGCACCAACAGCACGTATGAATACAACTTATATCGATAATGGTACTGACAATTGGGAAGATATCATTAAAGATACTAAGTATGGTCTATTTGCTAAAAAACTTGGTGGTGGTACAGTTAACCCAGCAACCGGTGAATTTAACTTCGCAGTTAATGAAGGTTATATGATCGAAGATGGTAAAATTACAAAACCAGTACGTGGTGCAATGTTAATTGGTCACGGTGCTGAAGTTATTAAATTAATTGACCGTGTTGCAAATAACAAGACTTATGGTCAAGGTATGTGTGGAGCAGGTTCAGGTTCAATCCCAACTGACGTTGGACAACCAACCATCCGTGTATCTAAAATGCTCGTAGGTGGTCAAGGAGGTAAACGTAATGTTTAA
- a CDS encoding TldD/PmbA family protein: protein MFKSWIELGLKKGFSDVEVYSTRNKSLSIELYEGKVESFTNSDVTTARIKGIYDGKMVAASVENLSTEAVELVFDRLIQNAKAVTVKEPAIIFEGSKSYPHVEENKFDFDTVPVEKKIAYLQALEKEVKKNKLVKQVEVSQYSESFGETTIVNSKGLNLTKRHNFAYALAYAIFEQDGDIKTGYDIKIIKSFDELDPVKEAEATIQEGLRKLGGKSLKTAQYDVVFSSKRFSDMLSVYSGLFSGEAAYRKTTALKDKKGEMIASPNVTIWDNSLHELSPFKNSFDDEGVAANPKKVVDAGRFTGFLHSLRTAALFNEEPTGNAFGGGIAPAGLYLEPGELSFDEVLAPIADGFYVTELVGLHAGVNTTSGDFSLQAGGVAIKDGKLDHAVKMVVLSGNWFNLLNNVERIGSDLQFQTSGYGSPTVYVGKLTVSGEEK, encoded by the coding sequence ATGTTTAAATCATGGATTGAATTAGGACTTAAAAAAGGATTTTCAGATGTTGAAGTTTATTCAACAAGAAATAAATCTTTATCAATTGAACTTTATGAAGGTAAAGTTGAATCATTTACAAACAGTGATGTAACAACTGCTCGTATTAAAGGTATTTATGACGGTAAAATGGTTGCAGCATCTGTTGAAAACTTATCAACTGAAGCAGTTGAACTCGTATTTGATCGTTTAATTCAAAATGCTAAAGCAGTTACTGTTAAAGAACCTGCAATTATCTTTGAAGGATCAAAATCATATCCTCATGTTGAAGAAAACAAGTTTGACTTTGATACAGTACCTGTTGAAAAGAAAATTGCATATCTTCAAGCACTTGAAAAAGAAGTTAAGAAAAACAAATTAGTTAAACAAGTTGAAGTTTCACAATATTCAGAATCATTTGGTGAAACTACAATTGTTAACTCTAAAGGCTTAAATCTTACAAAACGTCATAACTTTGCTTATGCACTTGCTTATGCAATCTTTGAACAAGATGGTGACATCAAAACTGGTTATGATATCAAAATTATCAAATCATTTGATGAATTAGATCCAGTTAAAGAAGCAGAAGCAACAATCCAAGAAGGTTTAAGAAAACTTGGTGGTAAATCACTTAAAACTGCTCAATATGATGTTGTCTTCTCTAGCAAACGTTTCTCTGATATGTTATCTGTTTACTCAGGTTTATTCTCAGGTGAAGCTGCATATCGTAAGACAACAGCATTAAAAGACAAGAAGGGTGAAATGATTGCATCTCCAAATGTTACAATTTGGGACAATTCATTACATGAATTATCACCATTTAAAAATTCATTTGATGATGAAGGTGTAGCAGCAAATCCTAAGAAGGTTGTTGATGCTGGCCGTTTCACTGGTTTCTTACACTCATTAAGAACTGCAGCGTTATTTAATGAAGAACCAACTGGTAATGCATTTGGTGGTGGTATCGCTCCAGCTGGACTTTACTTAGAACCAGGTGAGTTATCATTTGATGAAGTTTTAGCTCCAATTGCTGATGGCTTCTATGTAACTGAACTTGTTGGTCTTCATGCTGGTGTAAATACAACATCAGGTGACTTCTCACTACAAGCTGGTGGGGTTGCAATCAAAGATGGTAAGTTAGACCATGCAGTTAAGATGGTTGTCTTATCAGGTAACTGGTTCAATCTTTTAAACAACGTTGAACGTATCGGTTCAGATCTTCAATTCCAAACATCAGGTTATGGTTCTCCAACTGTCTACGTTGGTAAACTCACAGTATCTGGTGAAGAAAAATAA
- a CDS encoding NAD-binding protein: protein MRNKTMVIGSGRLGSNIASHLAEQGNLVDIIDKDQTAFRKLPDDFSGNIILGDATEMEVLEAVNPENVERVVIVTGNDNVNIYIAHLALNFFDIPKIYIRLFDTSKGKLIENTRIQVIYPFNLSIEAFMKLEAGDKK, encoded by the coding sequence ATGAGAAATAAAACAATGGTTATTGGCTCTGGTAGACTTGGTTCAAACATTGCATCACATCTAGCAGAACAAGGAAACTTAGTTGATATTATCGATAAAGATCAAACTGCATTTAGAAAGTTGCCAGATGATTTTTCTGGAAACATTATTCTAGGTGATGCAACAGAGATGGAAGTTCTTGAAGCAGTTAATCCTGAAAATGTTGAAAGAGTCGTCATCGTCACAGGTAATGATAATGTGAATATTTATATTGCACATTTAGCTTTAAACTTTTTTGATATACCAAAAATTTACATTCGACTTTTTGATACATCCAAGGGTAAATTAATTGAAAATACGAGAATTCAAGTAATCTATCCATTTAACTTGTCAATTGAAGCATTTATGAAACTAGAGGCAGGTGACAAGAAATGA
- a CDS encoding potassium channel family protein, translated as MKIIIVGGKNEADYMIGMFLKEKHSVLVINDDEDAAKYITDHHRIPVLVGDPTKSYVFEDANAYDYDVIVALSENDIDNYITCMVAKNLFNVKKAICRVLNPKRVDIFKKLGIHTAISSIYMLGQIIKEEANVKAMFKTLTMEDEKIAITEIEVIESYHLHNKQIMHINLPPRINISCILRGNQTIIPNGRTTIHVGDKLLIVSAAEDQKSIFTMLNEKKQ; from the coding sequence ATGAAGATAATCATCGTCGGTGGTAAAAACGAAGCAGATTACATGATTGGCATGTTCTTAAAAGAAAAACATTCAGTATTAGTCATCAATGATGATGAAGATGCTGCAAAATATATTACAGATCATCATAGAATTCCTGTTTTAGTCGGTGATCCTACGAAAAGTTATGTTTTTGAAGATGCAAATGCTTATGATTATGATGTTATTGTTGCGTTATCTGAAAATGACATTGATAACTATATTACGTGTATGGTTGCTAAAAATCTTTTCAATGTTAAAAAAGCAATTTGCCGTGTCCTCAACCCTAAACGAGTTGATATCTTTAAAAAATTAGGTATTCATACAGCAATTTCTTCCATCTATATGTTAGGACAAATCATCAAAGAAGAAGCCAATGTAAAAGCAATGTTTAAAACCCTTACTATGGAAGATGAAAAAATTGCCATTACTGAGATTGAAGTGATTGAATCATACCATCTACATAATAAACAAATTATGCATATTAATTTACCACCTAGAATTAACATTTCGTGTATTTTACGTGGTAATCAAACAATTATTCCAAATGGTCGTACGACAATTCATGTTGGTGACAAATTATTAATTGTTTCAGCAGCAGAAGACCAAAAATCAATATTTACAATGTTAAATGAGAAGAAACAATGA
- a CDS encoding TrkH family potassium uptake protein, whose product MTEEIKTIKGFRLLLGYLGIFISLAGLIQLLALFGLVFNPEESQYLWHFLIPGISSIIIGLLLSLLIRKKHLAKLERFEDAVFLVTMWIVVIFASSIPFMMYGANFTQSVFETTAGFTTTGVSLFDADTLPRIFVLYRSFLMLFGGVGLVLVITSTISDRYGLRLYNAEGHTDNLISNVAKSARLILGIYIGYVLVGTILFMIFGMTLFDAINYSITSVSTGGFAPHKASLGYYNNIGIEIVAMVLMILGSTNFLIHTFIITGKFKKAFKHAEWIVLGIAFLAGVSIITMNLMLSLDWDFLYSLRVASFQFISGITTTGLQIVPSINAFPPLSIGIIILIMIIGGQAGSTTGAMKQGRVALALKSSYWYIRDKMSGRRTVRSNFILRFGNYEKVTDVEIRHNYAFIVLYMIFLFLGSYIFMAHGYGFEDSLFEFASLLGSVGYSTGIVSLSAPAVVLWTGTIGMFVGRLEITVISIALIKIFLNLTRKNIL is encoded by the coding sequence ATGACAGAAGAAATAAAAACCATAAAAGGTTTTAGACTTTTACTCGGCTATTTAGGTATTTTTATTTCACTTGCGGGCTTAATTCAATTACTTGCACTTTTTGGTCTTGTCTTTAACCCAGAAGAATCTCAATATCTTTGGCATTTCTTAATTCCTGGTATTTCATCAATCATTATTGGGCTACTATTAAGTTTATTAATTAGAAAAAAACATCTTGCAAAACTCGAGCGTTTTGAAGATGCTGTGTTCCTTGTCACAATGTGGATTGTTGTTATCTTTGCATCAAGTATACCTTTTATGATGTATGGTGCCAATTTTACACAATCAGTTTTTGAAACAACCGCAGGATTTACAACGACCGGTGTATCACTATTTGATGCGGATACCCTACCTAGAATCTTTGTCTTATATCGAAGTTTCTTAATGCTATTTGGTGGTGTTGGATTAGTCTTAGTCATTACATCAACAATTTCAGATAGATATGGATTAAGACTTTATAATGCAGAAGGTCATACAGACAACCTAATTAGTAATGTTGCAAAATCTGCAAGACTCATCTTAGGTATTTATATTGGATATGTCTTAGTAGGAACGATTTTGTTTATGATTTTTGGTATGACATTGTTTGACGCTATCAATTATTCAATTACATCTGTTTCGACCGGTGGATTTGCACCACACAAAGCATCATTAGGTTATTACAATAATATTGGTATTGAAATTGTTGCAATGGTCTTAATGATTTTAGGGTCAACAAACTTTTTAATTCATACCTTCATCATTACTGGAAAATTTAAAAAAGCATTTAAACATGCTGAATGGATAGTCCTGGGTATTGCTTTTTTAGCAGGTGTTTCCATTATAACAATGAATCTAATGTTAAGTTTAGATTGGGATTTCTTATATAGCTTAAGAGTTGCATCCTTCCAATTTATTTCTGGAATTACAACAACAGGCCTTCAGATTGTTCCAAGTATCAATGCATTCCCACCACTTTCAATTGGTATTATTATTTTAATTATGATTATCGGTGGACAGGCAGGTTCAACAACAGGTGCGATGAAGCAAGGTAGAGTTGCATTGGCATTAAAGAGTAGTTATTGGTATATCCGAGATAAGATGAGTGGCAGAAGAACTGTTCGTTCAAACTTTATTTTAAGATTTGGTAATTATGAAAAAGTAACAGATGTTGAAATACGACATAACTATGCATTCATTGTGCTTTATATGATCTTTCTATTTTTAGGTAGTTATATCTTTATGGCACACGGATACGGATTTGAAGATTCATTATTTGAATTTGCATCACTTTTAGGATCTGTTGGTTATTCAACAGGTATTGTCTCATTATCGGCACCAGCAGTTGTATTATGGACCGGAACAATAGGAATGTTTGTTGGTAGACTTGAAATAACAGTTATATCAATTGCCTTAATTAAGATTTTTTTAAATCTTACGCGAAAGAATATTTTATAA